One Danio rerio strain Tuebingen ecotype United States chromosome 9, GRCz12tu, whole genome shotgun sequence genomic region harbors:
- the tfg gene encoding protein TFG, translated as MNGQLDLSGKLIIKAQLGDDIRRIPIHNEDITYDELLLMMQRVFRGQLQSSDEVTIKYKDEDDDLITIFDSSDLSFAIQCSRILKLTLFVNGQPRPLESSQVKHLRRELIHLRNKVNSLLDSLEPPLESVPESTNPETECVNDAVDSTMRHAPPVSAASMSAFDPLKNQEEVNKNVISAFGLTEEPAPVPAVAATAAAEERSATPDSIASSSSAAPPAAVAPQAPPPYSGVQQPPSTTMDGQMYQQYQAPGGYPPPAGPQQQYGMQYPAGYTPQSGVPQAPPPQQQFQNYPTPTSQAAGAPGSAPGFSGQSQPPAPQAPAQYPPGAFPPQNYTSQASQQPANYSLPPTSQATAAYQPRPGYTPPPGATPPPGGANPYARNRPPYGQGYTQPGPGYR; from the exons ATGAATGGACAGCTGGACCTGAGTGGGAAGCTGATCATCAAAGCTCAGCTGGGTGATGATATTCGCCGTATTCCTATCCACAATGAAGACATCACCTACGACGAGCTCCTGCTGATGATGCAGAGAGTTTTTCGTGGCCAGTTACAGAGCAGCGATGAAGTCACCATCAAATACAAGGACGAAG ATGACGACCTTATCACCATCTTTGACAGTTCTGATTTGTCTTTTGCGATCCAGTGCAGTAGAATATTGAAGCTCACTCTTTTTG TGAATGGGCAGCCTCGGCCACTGGAGTCATCTCAGGTGAAGCACCTGCGCAGAGAACTGATCCATTTGAGGAATAAAGTCAACAGCCTGCTGGACAGCCTGGAGCCACCCTTAGAGTCTGTCCCAGAAAGCACCAACCCAGAAACTg AATGTGTAAATGATGCAGTAGACTCCACAATGAGGCATGCTCCTCCTGTCAGTGCTGCCAGCATGTCTGCTTTTGACCCACTGAAGAACCAGGAAGAGGTCAACAAGAATGTCATTTCTGCATTTGGTTTAACTGAGGAACCTGCCCCAG TTCCAGCTGTAGCTGCCACCGCTGCTGCAGAGGAGCGCTCTGCTACTCCAGACAGTATTGCCTCTTCATCCTCtgcagcgccccctgctgctgtgGCTCCACAGGCCCCCCCACCTTATTCAGGGGTCCAGCAACCCCCCTCTACTACTATGGATG GTCAGATGTATCAGCAGTATCAGGCTCCAGGTGGATATCCTCCACCAGCTGGACCACAGCAGCAGTATGGCATGCAGTACCCTG CTGGTTATACTCCTCAATCTGGTGTTCCTCAGGCTCCGCCTCCTCAACAGCAGTTCCAGAATTACCCCACCCCTACTTCTCAGGCTGCTGGCGCTCCTGGCTCCGCCCCTGGCTTTTCTGGCCAATCACAGCCTCCTGCTCCCCAAGCACCTGCTCAGTATCCACCCGGAGCCTTCCCGCCTCAAAACTACACATCCCAGGCCTCTCAGCAGCCCGCAAACTACAGCCTGCCTCCAACCTCGCAGGCCACAGCCGCCTACCAGCCCCGTCCCGGATACACCCCACCACCAGGTGCCACCCCTCCACCCGGGGGTGCCAATCCCTATGCCCGAAACCGCCCGCCTTACGGCCAGGGCTACACCCAACCAGGTCCTGGCTATCGGTAA
- the jagn1a gene encoding protein jagunal homolog 1-A codes for MASRAGPRAAGTDGGDFKHREKVASHYQMSASSKSEIKKLTVVHFLIWILVAAQVAVSHLNLVSHDLVAMPYQWEYPYLLSLVPSFIGALAMPKNNISYLVISMISAGLFSVAPLIFGAMEMFPLAQQLYRHGKAYRFIFGFSAVSVMYLLMVIAIQVHAWQIYYSKKLLDAWFNSTLEKKKK; via the exons ATGGCATCTCGTGCAGGGCCAAGAGCTGCAGGGACTGATGGcggtgatttcaaacacagagagaaagtGGCTTCTCATTATCAAATGAG TGCTTCATCAAAATCTGAGATAAAGAAGCTCACCGTAGTGCATTTCCTCATATGGATACTGGTGGCAGCTCAAGTGGCTGTTAGTCACCTCAATTTGGTGTCTCATGACCTGGTGGCCATGCCCTATCAGTGGGAGTATCCATATCTTCTGAGTCTCGTGCCCTCGTTTATTGGAGCGCTGGCCATGCCGAAAAACAACATCAGCTACCTGGTGATCTCCATGATAAGTGCTGGATTGTTCTCTGTGGCACCCTTGATTTTTGGTGCGATGGAAATGTTTCCTCTGGCCCAGCAGCTGTACCGACATGGAAAAGCCTACAGGTTTATCTTCGGCTTCTCGGCTGTTTCTGTGATGTATCTACTCATGGTGATTGCAATTCAAGTGCATGCATGGCAGATCTACTACAGCAAGAAGCTTCTAGATGCCTGGTTCAACTCAACActagagaagaagaagaaataa
- the col8a1a gene encoding collagen, type VIII, alpha 1a precursor (The RefSeq protein has 3 substitutions compared to this genomic sequence), protein MAMAAFLVALVQLTFLPLAFGGGYYPHKSHPQQHQPLPQMHMGMGKEMPHMPYPHYRKDLPMHLNKGKDNKGETIPRGEQGVQGQPGAQGPVGPPGPQGPPGPQGNGIQGPPGKPGPPGPPGYPGIGKPGMSGMPGKAGDPGQPGQPGEQGPRGEDGQPGIAGPPGPPGPPGLPGIGKPGGQGLPGQPGNKGEPGHKGFPGLPGLPGPKGDRGIGLPGSQGPKGPVGPPGLRGPAGLPGVGKTGLPGIPGPAGVPGKPGEPGEPGPEGPPGEKGPQGPQGAPGIGSPGEKGLPGQPGTPGHKGLHGPPGLPGKPGLPGFGKPGYPGPKGDRGMGGLPGPQGPKGEKGHMGQPGMMGPPGQTGLPGPSGPIGATGEVGSPGLKGEGGAGGAKGDPGPIGLTGPPGIPGQPGQPGEDGEPGPRGPQGPIGPKGEGGSNGLPGPPGQSGLPGLKGETGPPGPEGPRGPTGIPGLAGPGGLLGPPGPPGPKGEVGPPGQAGQPGEGSPGIQGPVGPPGPPGPNGSPGQPGIQGPPGPPGPPGPAPSPDLMGVLPEMGPALDGVKAGYKKGKYAGEGDMMGANGLEMPAFTAKLTAPFPPVGTPIVLDKLLYNGRQNYNPQTGVFTCDLPGVYYFAYHVHCKGANVWVGLYRNGEPVMYTYDEYKKGFLDQASGSAVIPLQPGDTVYLQLPSDQAAGFYAGQFVHSSFSGFLLYPM, encoded by the exons ATGGCCATGGCTGCTTTCCTGGTAGCTTTGGTGCAACTGACTTTTTTGCCATTAGCTTTTGGAGGTGGATATTATCCACACAAGTCGCATCCTCAGCAACATCAACCCTTACCACAGATGCACATGGGCATGGGAAAGGAAATGCCACACATGCCATATCCACACTACAGAAAAGATCTACCAATGCACCTTAACAAAGGCAAGGATAACAAAG GTGAGACCATTCCCAGAGGTGAGCAGGGTGTTCAAGGTCAGCCTGGAGCTCAAGGGCCTGTTGGTCCTCCTGGGCCCCAAGGACCTCCTGGGCCTCAAGGCAATGGTATCCAAGGCCCTCCTGGAAAGCCAGGACCTCCTGGTCCTCCAGGATATCCTGGAATTGGTAAGCCAGGAATGTCAGGTATGCCTGGTAAAGCAGGAGATCCTGGGCAACCTGGACAACCAGGTGAACAGGGACCCAGAGGTGAAGATGGACAACCAGGCATCGctggaccccctggccctccaggaccctcTGGCTTGCCAGGAATAGGAAAGCCTGGTGGACAAGGATTACCAGGACAGCCAGGGAATAAAGGAGAGCCAGGACATAAAGGTTTTCCTGGTCTTCCAGGGTTACCTGGACCTAAAGGAGACAGAGGAATTGGACTACCGGGCCCACAAGGACCCAAAGGGCCAGTTGGGCCACCTGGACTTCGAGGGCCAGCTGGATTGCCAGGGGTGGGTAAGACTGGCCTTCCTGGCATACCGGGTCCAGCTGGTGTGCCAGGCAAACCTGGAGAGCCTGGCGAGCCAGGCCCAGAGGGTCCACCTGGGGAAAAGGGCCCACAGGGTCCACAAGGGGCACCGGGTATTGGAAGTCCAGGAGAAAAAGGATTACCGGGCCAGCCAGGTACACCTGGCCACAAAGGATTACATGGACCTCCAGGGTTACCTGGAAAACCTGGGCTACCTGGATTTGGAAAACCTGGATATCCTGGCCCAAAGGGTGACAGAGGAATGGGAGGGCTTCCTGGTCCTCAAGGACCAAAAGGAGAAAAGGGTCATATGGGTCAACCAGGCATGATGGGTCCCCCTGGTCAAACTGGCCTTCCAGGCCCTTCAGGACCAATAGGAGCACCAGGTGAAGTTGGTTCACCTGGACTTAAAGGAGAGGGAGGTGCAGGAGGTGCCAAGGGAGATCCAGGACCTATTGGGCTAACAGGTCCTCCAGGAATTCCTGGCCAACCAGGACAACCAGGTGAAGATGGAGAACCTGGGCCAAGAGGACCGCAAGGACCTATTGGTCCCAAAGGAGAAGGTGGCAGCAATGGTCTACCTGGTCCCCCAGGTCAATCTGGCCTACCTGGTCTTAAAGGAGAAACTGGTCCACCTGGTCCTGAAGGACCACGGGGTCCCACAGGCATTCCAGGACTTGCAGGACCAGGAGGACTACTTGGGCCACCTGGACCTCCCGGGCCAAAAGGAGAAGTTGGTCCACCAGGTCAAGCTGGTCAACCTGGTGAAGGCAGCCCTGGAATCCAGGGTCCAGTTGGTCCTCCAGGTCCACCAGGCCCAAATGGATCACCAGGTCAGCCAGGAATCCAAGGTCCACCAGGGCCTCCTGGACCGCCAGGCCCCGCTCCTTCCCCTGATCTAATGGGTGTTCTTCCTGAAATGGGTCCTGCCCTTGATGGTGTGAAAGCTGGCTACAAGAAAGGGAAATATGCAGGTGAGGGTGATATGATGGGTGCCAACGGCCTGGAGATGCCTGCTTTCACTGCCAAACTCACCGCACCATTCCCTCCTGTTGGCACACCAATAGTGCTTGACAAACTATTGTACAATGGACGTCAGAATTACAACCCTCAGACAGGTGTGTTCACCTGTGACCTCCCAGGTGTTTACTATTTTGCATATCATGTGCACTGCAAGGGTGCAAATGTATGGGTTGGGCTCTACAGAAATGGAGAACCGGTTATGTATACATATGATGAGTACAAAAAGGGATTCCTTGATCAAGCATCTGGGAGTGCTGTGATTCCTTTACAACCAGGAGACACAGTCTATTTACAATTACCATCTGACCAGGCGGCTGGATTTTATGCAGGACAATTTGTCCACTCCTCCTTCTCCGGGTTTTTACTTTACCCAATGTAA